One Mya arenaria isolate MELC-2E11 chromosome 7, ASM2691426v1 genomic window carries:
- the LOC128240846 gene encoding serine-rich adhesin for platelets-like isoform X1, which produces MIISKMATDVSARYHDNQTSRLTPPGKGCQTRGERSQNVAMATGGHRGHLATRHTMSSLQKSGIASASKELKDVLERKIEGLSRLLAEERQTSRQNKMAASRLQRELSRAKSHDRPATGKEHLSRELEHERMLRVEAERRLRDVTRESESCHARLESLQTDFLKMEGQVREMVQYKTKIDQLKQEKSSLNTTYEANVEKFKGHITELERENMVLLNEVKKLESQMSSKPGGQDRYRLLMERLRMIEGENSSLVLENEEQRGQYEKCLDEIANQVVQALLAQKMLREECIKLQDHVQELEVHNRHLYMAYTNRGSQDGGAYMHGSIDSLHSMFSEQTTDVAGGPQMSSPPPWLRERLPGDRRSLISFSGSVTSTPENELESLADHRYHCRTEIETEFPATPSSPKSKHVSIMERKNETKRSSSTSSLLPTKIGPNRQRTRSTSSLHRARGLSVGHTQNESQDSGITPQASSASPSLSSHSDILQLNKSSTQLPGFARSVSVPSSQQSQQSDISHITQGNQSSVMSTSSSSSSSSSTSRIPVIPCARSKEDLQLRRNSLKAEYSIRLGSQSPAHRNSPSPKPGASQSQTNIPSAKPSSLRPPSQGHRSTGKGQGQDHPRSPSLSSGRSHSAGSRIPSVSGKQTKVIGKDGSNKVKPGLEGSKTFGSVSKYGSEGNKSSTGPVSKLVPPKSPSLRHSGIKTTLKTDTGQIKSVKKTSESAKSKSSQSANVSNASPHSNLKTVYSISTVSSSRVLESRNLDVSEPVLPARGHKPVGNFPIMGLTTLSHTSPKSEESPLKIYANVSQVPVSFSSGSVSRSSDKISESTSNNVITSTTPSLSNSDKSVTVKSGESQNAGTYKNAGYFYDYSDEDSDCHVTRRVSKDLSIASSVSLEELLDKTLENMTTPNSEFSSGYLMFNSTQTLEDSSPVCAAISEKLIRNNDSSRFSGKLPSSEQVITVANVNQEYVVEHRHDAIVNTRLTGKPDIVKDTENSEQRNLQKSMPISEIPGSSMPGYRAKRPKSLILGAKEKKFLYCEYGSSSSPDSSEGENWTCKFSYAKNAKEQVIKTKVAQSVKSGEAKVIESPHYASIQSKDSSGDKQKTVDKTGSSGIAKPSGLKKPSKIPPPVASKPAQRKSSIPKADHEITRPKSVEICVNTALSVTRTEPLFVDGLNIKDIAKAESERSLNRKSKSENTDITSNSTFEEIKVERSGSKDDGYSTMSSDIQPEHLEKYSDAFESSTNSNDARNSNLSLSSQNSYSSEDRLSGHGSLGRVKAMKLKFELDNHKSDTEKSPTKSPPPSPAKSLLKSPKSVSEKVKANISNDSNQGDKIQSKMVPVTSKLPKPKSGIPCPKETGQTNMKTKCAIPVPKSKPNVLKSEKPSHKVEIQIPVKVDLPVKDIVSDQVVQRKSFPITNPNYITSSPVRPSADEPSLNARLSPITPNIPPPHIIQQSQVPTTSFTDQFNQLSCFEKIEFLKDSYDSNSSLSDRGSDLTSLHISEDNILSDIPEEKDGYESSVGIKSENTSFSSIPTLTCVKKPPQPSPGAQHHSSSHHASRATFSTTLKRHWSSCEGLVRAAVNSDYEKQKSAKHNADYEELYGGCLNIETLLERCSSESDLYTRGDKPAVTLLPQLRSPGMIQVDEIAVEERVQAILKFCVLRQISENVASADRDGESFTSFVELLMQRGHVLQTPSPAQELNNMSVSNFSSKGQNSVHNSFGSEERSETELPPLGDDQKRFNSNFYSLCNTGSNRSISEKADSVCADTNSQNQDNKQTDSPLVHTCRKGDKSVCKKCENLRNVNEFDNISKQIECLSRTVNELHKSLSSLNSENDSGSESNEGDVNLANAIGNKDIDGYHWVEDELFLSPYEGEIILGTSPFSKTGASCDWINDYADDEDHVEEMGGSEALLEEDPTFDIPVSMDSGAKTKLNPMHMHNSDISNCFDEDGNFDSASFISQRLQKEEERLKSLDLKSNKAMLFTQDIDISAPIQKLRSSMTSSRSHPLKEDMRTTPEKDIDDTELFAYQERLGLHAGSHESLDDNIGVDSVMCHRLLGGKGAPVPGGRPALDFTQIQFMRYGDAEKQALSAFEFLQDMTSSAHSDQSVGQKVSHDMLFRMEGNMSDVARSNMIQMNQSTTSNEEKISPVRKQRRKIKLRNKKDQSAVKNQGKAKTRQFSSTSNDESNDDYSDGSSSDNYLVQEQSMKSKKMTYL; this is translated from the exons AATGGAGGGCCAGGTTCGGGAGATGGTACAGTACAAGACAAAGATAGACCAACTAAAGCAAGAAAAGTCCAGCCTCAACACAACTTATGAG gCAAATGTGGAGAAGTTTAAAGGCCACATAACAGAGCTTGAGCGAGAAAACATGGTTCTACTAAATGAAGTGAAAAAGCTTGAATCCCAG ATGAGCAGTAAGCCAGGAGGCCAAGACCGATACCGTCTGTTGATGGAGCGTCTCCGTATGATCGAGGGAGAGAACTCTTCCCTGGTCCTGGAGAACGAAGAACAGCGTGGGCAGTACGAGAAATGTCTGGATGAGATTGCTAACCAG GTTGTGCAGGCACTGCTGGCTCAGAAGATGTTACGTGAGGAGTGTATCAAGCTTCAGGACCATGTACAAGAGTTGGAGGTCCACAACAGACACCTCTATATGGCCTACACTAACCGTGGTTCTCAG GATGGAGGGGCTTACATGCATGGCAGCATTGACTCTCTGCACAGCATGTTCAGTGAACAG ACAACAGATGTTGCTGGTGGCCCACAGATGTCCTCCCCGCCACCATGGTTACGTGAGCGGTTGCCAGGCGATAGAAGAAGCCTTATTTCATTCTCGGGTAGCGTGACCTCCACACCTGAAAACGAGCTAGAGAGCCTTGCCGACCACCGATACCACTGTAGAACGGAGATAGAGACGGAATTCCCAGCAACACCATCCAGCCCGAAGTCTAAGCATGTCAGCATCATGGAGAGGAAAAATGAAACGAAACGAAGTTCATCCACATCATCTTTATTGCCAACGAAAATCGGACCAAATAGACAACGAACTAGATCTACCTCatctttacaccgagcacgtggCTTGTCTGTAGGTCATACACAGAACGAGTCACAAGATTCAGGCATAACACCTCAGGCATCATCAGCATCACCCAGTCTGTCATCACACTCAGacatacttcaattaaacaaatctaGCACACAATTACCTGGATTTGCAAGAAGTGTATCAGTGCCTTCCAGCCAGCAGTCACAGCAATCAGACATCAGCCATATCACTCAGGGCAACCAGTCATCCGTCATGTCCACATCttcatcgtcatcgtcgtctTCGTCCACTTCTAGAATACCAGTAATTCCATGTGCCAGATCCAAGGAGGATCTTCAATTGAGGCGCAATTCCCTGAAGGCTGAATACAGTATTAGACTGGGGAGTCAGTCCCCCGCACATAGGAATTCTCCCTCTCCAAAACCAGGGGCCTCCCAGTCACAAACTAATATCCCAAGTGCTAAACCGTCCTCATTGCGGCCTCCAAGCCAAGGTCACAGGTCAACAgggaaaggtcaaggtcaggaTCACCCAAGGTCGCCATCCTTGAGCTCAGGAAGGTCACATTCAGCAGGGTCAAGGATTCCTTCAGTTTCTGGGAAACAAACAAAAGTGATAGGTAAAGATGGGTCTAATAAAGTGAAACCAGGCTTGGAAGGTAGCAAAACTTTTGGCAGTGTCTCAAAATATGGGTCAGAGGGTAATAAATCATCCACAGGCCCTGTGAGTAAGCTTGTGCCTCCCAAGTCCCCCTCTTTGAGACATTCAGGCATTAAAACTACATTGAAAACTGACACTGGGCAAATAAAAAGTGTTAAGAAAACATCCGAAAGTGCTAAATCTAAGTCTTCTCAGAGTGCTAATGTTTCGAATGCTTCGCCGCACTCGAACTTAAAAACAGTATATTCGATCAGTACAGTGTCAAGTTCAAGAGTATTGGAAAGTAGGAATTTGGACGTCTCAGAGCCAGTATTACCAGCGCGGGGACATAAACCAGTCGGTAATTTCCCGATAATGGGGCTTACAACACTTAGCCATACCAGTCCTAAGTCGGAGGAAAGTCCTTTGAAGATTTATGCAAATGTTTCTCAAGTGCCAGTTAGCTTTTCTAGTGGATCTGTGAGTAGGAGTAGTGACAAAATCAGTGAATCTACAAGCAATAATGTTATAACTAGTACTACACCAAGTCTTTCAAACTCGGATAAATCAGTAACTGTTAAGTCTGGTGAAAGTCAGAATGCAGGCACCTATAAAAATGCTGGATATTTCTATGATTACAGTGATGAAGATAGTGACTGTCACGTAACAAGGAGAGTGTCAAAGGATTTAAGCATTGCTTCTAGTGTCTCCTTGGAAGAACTGTTGGATAAAACCCTTGAAAACATGACTACTCCGAACAGTGAGTTCAGCTCAGGGTACCTTATGTTTAACTCGACTCAGACTCTTGAAGATTCTTCACCTGTGTGTGCTGCTATTAGTGAAAAACTGATTCGAAACAATGACAGTTCACGGTTCTCGGGTAAACTTCCAAGTAGTGAGCAAGTTATCACTGTAGCTAATGTTAATCAGGAATATGTTGTTGAACACAGACATGATGCTATTGTCAATACCAGGTTGACTGGTAAGCCAGATATCGTGAAAGACACTGAAAATAGTGAACAAAGAAATCTACAGAAGTCAATGCCCATTTCTGAAATACCTGGATCATCTATGCCTGGTTACAGGGCAAAACGACCCAAGTCTCTAATTCTCGGTGCTAAAGAGAAGAAATTTCTGTATTGTGAGTATGGGTCGTCATCAAGCCCTGACTCTTCTGAAGGGGAAAATTGGACTTGTAAATTTTCTTATGCAAAAAATGCAAAGGAGCAGGTTATAAAGACTAAAGTGGCTCAATCTGTGAAAAGTGGTGAAGCTAAAGTGATTGAGTCACCGCATTATGCTAGTATTCAGTCAAAAGATTCTAGTGGAGATAAGCAGAAAACAGTTGATAAAACTGGGAGTTCAGGAATTGCTAAACCCAGTGGGCTGAAGAAGCCATCCAAAATCCCCCCACCAGTTGCCAGTAAGCCAGCTCAAAGAAAATCATCCATACCTAAAGCTGATCATGAAATCACAAGACCGAAGTCAGTAGAGATTTGTGTCAATACCGCTTTATCCGTCACAAGAACAGAACCTTTATTTGTCGATGGTCTGAATATAAAAGACATTGCTAAAGCCGAGTCAGAACGGTCATTAAATAGAAAGTCAAAATCGGAAAATACTGATATAACATCTAATTCAACCTTTGAAGAGATTAAGGTTGAGAGATCTGGGAGTAAAGATGATGGTTATTCAACTATGTCTAGTGACATACAGCCTGAACATTTGGAGAAATACTCTGACGCTTTTGAAAGTTCCACAAACAGTAACGATGCTCGGAACTCTAATTTAAGTCTTAGTTCTCAAAATTCATACTCAAGCGAAGACAGACTGAGTGGTCATGGTTCTTTGGGCAGAGTGAAAGCTATGAAACTAAAGTTTGAGCTGGATAATCATAAATCTGACACAGAAAAATCACCCACTAAATCTCCACCACCTTCACCAGCAAAATCGCTTCTTAAGTCGCCAAAATCTGTCTCTGAAAAAGTCAAAGCCAATATAAGTAACGACAGTAACCAAGGTGATAAAATACAAAGTAAGATGGTTCCAGTCACTAGTAAGCTTCCAAAGCCAAAATCTGGAATACCGTGCCCAAAGGAAACTGGACAAACCAATATGAAAACTAAATGTGCTATACCTGTGCCAAAGTCGAAaccaaatgttttgaaaagtgaaaagccatctcataaagtagaaattCAGATACCAGTAAAAGTTGACTTACCAGTTAAAGATATTGTTTCAGATCAAGTTGTTCAGAGAAAAAGTTTTCCTATAACAAATCCTAACTACATAACAAGCAGCCCAGTTCGTCCATCTGCTGATGAGCCCAGCCTAAACGCCAGGCTTTCCCCAATCACACCGAATATCCCACCACCACATATTATCCAACAATCCCAAGTGCCGACCACATCCTTTACAGACCAGTTTAACCAGTTAAGTTGTTTTGAGAAGATTGAGTTCTTAAAGGACAGCTATGACAGTAACAGTTCTCTATCTGACCGAGGGTCAGACCTAACCTCTCTTCATATCTCTGAAGACAACATACTGTCAGATATACCGGAGGAAAAAGATGGCTATGAAAGTTCTGTTGGGATAAAAAGTGAGAACACATCCTTCTCAAGTATTCCAACTTTAACCTGTGTAAAAAAGCCTCCCCAGCCATCTCCTGGTGCCCAGCATCATTCTAGTTCACACCATGCAAGCAGGGCCACATTCTCAACCACACTCAAACGCCATTGGTCCTCTTGTGAGGGTTTGGTCAGGGCTGCAGTGAACAGCGATTACGAGAAACAAAAATCTGCAAAGCACAATGCAGACTATGAAGAGCTTTATGGCGGATGTCTAAATATAGAAACACTGTTAGAGCGGTGTTCCTCCGAGTCTGACTTATATACGAGGGGTGATAAGCCAGCGGTGACGTTGTTGCCACAGTTACGGTCACCAGGGATGATACAGGTTGACGAGATAGCAGTAGAAGAGCGGGTACAGGCCATTCTCAAGTTCTGCGTTCTTAGACAG ATCAGTGAGAACGTAGCGAGTGCTGACCGTGACGGCGAATCATTTACCAGCTTTGTAGAACTTCTAATGCAACGAGGCCATGTTCTACAGACCCCGTCACCTGCTCAG GAGCTGAACAATATGTCTGTCTCCAACTTCTCCTCAAAGGGACAAAACTCTGTCCACAACTCTTTCGGCTCTGAGGAGAGATCTGAGACAGAACTACCTCCCCTGGGAGATGATCAAAAACGCTTCAACAGCAATTTTTACAGTCTGTGTAACACTGGCTCAAATAGGAGCATATCTGAGAAAGCAGACAGTGTCTGTGCTGATACCAACAGTCAAAACCAGGATAACAAACAGACTGACAGCCCTTTGGTTCATACTTGTCGAAAGGGAGATAAATCTGTTTGTAAGAAGTGTGAAAATTTGAGGAATGTGAATGAATTTGATAACATTTCTAAGCAGATTGAGTGTCTATCACGAACAGTGAATGAACTTCACAAGAGTTTATCTAGTCTGAATAGTGAGAATGATAGTGGATCGGAATCAAATGAAGGGGACGTAAATCTAGCAAACGCAATAGGAAACAAGGACATAGACGGTTATCATTGGGTGGAGGATGAATTATTCTTATCTCCTTACGAAGGTGAAATAATTCTTGGAACTTCGCCATTTTCGAAAACTGGCGCATCATGTGATTGGATAAATGACTATGCAGATGATGAGGATCATGTCGAAGAGATGGGTGGGAGTGAAGCACTGTTAGAAGAAGATCCCACTTTTGATATTCCTGTGTCCATGGACTCCGGTGCTAAAACCAAATTGAACCCTATGCATATGCATAACTCTGATATTTCGAACTGCTTCGATGAAGATGGGAATTTTGACAGCGCTTCGTTTATATCTCAGAGGTTACAAAAAGAGGAGGAGAGATTAAAATCACTAGATCTGAAATCCAATAAGGCAATGCTGTTTACACAAGATATAGATATTTCGGCACCGATACAGAAGCTGAGGTCATCGATGACATCATCAAGGTCACACCCACTGAAAGAGGACATGAGAACAACTCCTGAGAAAGACATAGATGATACTGAGCTCTTCGCATACCAG GAGAGGCTGGGCCTGCACGCTGGGAGCCATGAAAGTCTGGATGACAATATCGGGGTGGACAGCGTCATGTGTCACAGACTGTTGGGGGGCAAAG GTGCCCCTGTGCCAGGCGGAAGACCAGCTCTTGATTTCACTCAGATTCAGTTCATGAGATATGGTGATGCGGAAAAACAGGCTTTGTCTGCATTTGAATTCTTACAGGATATGACATCATCGGCACACTCTGACCAATCAGTTGGGCAGAAAGTGTCACATGACATGCTCTTCAGAATGGAGGGCAATATGTCTGATGTTGCTAGGAGCAACATGATTCAAATGAACCAATCAACAACCTCCAACGAGGAGAAGATATCTCCTGTAAGAAAACAGAGAAGAAAGATTAAACTACGCAATAAAAAGGACCAATCTGCTGTGAAAAATCAGGGTAAAGCAAAAACTAGGCAATTTTCATCAACATCGAATGATGAGTCCAATGATGACTATTCAGACGGAAGTTCTTCGGATAACTATCTGGTTCAAGAACAGTCTATGAAATCCAAGAAAATGACATACCTTTAA